The genomic stretch GTACAATTCCCGATTATCAGATGTCAGCCTTTTTAATGGCAGTATGCTTAAAAGGCATGAACAAGGAAGAGACCATAGCTTTGACCATGGCTATGGCAGCCAGTGGAGATATGTTGGACCTTTCAGAAATTGAAGGGGTTAAGGTGGATAAACACAGTACCGGTGGAGTGGGAGATAAGACTTCCATGGTGCTCTCTCCTATGGTGGCATCACTGGGGATTCCGGTTGCCAAGATGTCAGGCAGAGGGCTGGGGCATACAGGCGGTACCATTGACAAGCTGGAGAGCTTTGAAGGATTTTCAACGGCTATTCCAACGGAACAGTTTATCGCCAATGTCAACCGCATGAAGATGGCAATTGTAGGACAGACAGCGAATCTTGCTCCGGCGGATAAGAAAATTTATGCTTTAAGAGATGTAACAGCCACAGTGGACAATATTTCATTAATAGCCAGCAGTATCATGAGTAAAAAAATTGCCTCCGGTGCAGATGTAATTGTACTGGATGTAAAGACAGGCAGTGGCGCATTTATGAAGACTTTGGATGAATCCATTGCATTAGCCCAGGCTATGGTGGAAATTGGTAACGGTGTTGGAAGAGAGACGTTCGCCGTAATTACAGATATGAATGAGCCCCTTGGAAATGCAGTGGGTAATTCCATTGAAGTAAAAGAAGCCATTGATACCTTAAATGGAAAAGGGCCAAAGGATCTTCTGGAAGTAAGCTTAACCCTTGGAAGCTATATGGTTTATGGTGCCGGGAAAGCTGCAACGGTAGAAGAGGCAAGAAAAGCCTTGGAAGCTACGATAACAGACCGTACAGCCTTGGATAAATTTGCGGAATTTGTACGTGCACAGGGTGGGGATGACAGTTCTGTATATGATACGGATAAATTCCCTAAAGCAACTATCATAGAAGAAGTTAAGGCTCTTACAGAGGGTTATGTTACCTCTATTATAACAGATGAGATCGGAATGACTTCCCTTGTTTTAGGCGGTGGAAGAGAAACAAAGGATAGCGAAATTGATTTAGCAGTTGGAATTGAGATTGTTAAAAAAATCGGTGATAAGATCAATAAAGGAGATACTCTTGCAGTGCTTTATGGCAATGTTCCTGCGAAGGTTGAGGCAGCAAGACAAAGGCTGCTTGGAGCTTATGTTATAGGTTCACAGCAGGTAGAGCCGGTGAAGTATATTTACGGTATTGTTACCAGAGACGGACTTAAATTGTTCTGATAGATAAAAGGAGAGTCATAGATGGAGGACAAAAGGGGACCCGCAGCCGGACAATTATTTTTGGATAAAGAGAAGAAACTCCTTCAGTTTATTCTGATTGCAACTAATCAGGATAACGGGAAAGAGATTGCGGTATATCAGGATTTATCGGGGGATTATAAGGTTTATGCCAAAGAGTTAAGCAGCTTTCTTAGAGTAATGATTCCGTATGAACCATCAATTCCGTATGAATCATCAATTCCGTACGAATCATCAACTCCGTATGAATCATCAACTCAGCCCAATGTAATACAAGACATGGAAGAGATTAAGACCAGACTTAAGGAAACAGCTTTTGTTCCGGAGGAGAAGGATGCTGTCAGCCCTGTCCTGCTTGCATTTCTTGACGCTGACACCTACGAGGAGAAGCTGAATGTCCTGATTGGCTGCCGTAAGAACCTGACAGACAGGATTGTAAACCATATGGCAATCTCTATTGATTGTATTGTAGAAGACGGCGATATGGAAGAACGAATCAACAATCTTATTTATTGTCTGAAGACCCATGCCAGATTTGAAGACAAGAGGCTTCGTTAAGGTTAGCACCCTTTTTATACAATAAGCATATGATACTCTTAGGCACAAAAGCATACAGGATGGTGTCTTAAGGAGTTGAAGAGCTTGCATTATATAAAATTAAGAATGAATAGCAATGACTCACAATATAAGAATCATGTGCATGAAGTGCAGGGATATGTGAAGATGGCAGAAGATAAGCACTATCACAAATTTTCTTTTGTTACCGGAGAGGCTGTGTTTACAGGGAATGGTGAACATTATCATGAAATTGCCTTTCATACGGATAATGCGGAGGGACATTTTCACACTTTTGAGGGAAAGACTTATAGGGCTGTACCCATGGGCGACAGACATGTACATTACCTGGAAGGAGATACCTCTAACGAGAATGGGCACAGACATGGCTTTCGTCTGGTTACATTAATGAATAATCCCACAGACATTTTATAGAAGCATAATTAGAGATAGATGATCTTTGAGAAAATTTTTCATGTGTTCTTACATTTTAAATAGATCAATTGCTATTTTGTTGTTCAGAAGAAAAATGATAATATGCAGATAGTATGCCCGGAGTCTGAACTATGGCTCTGGGTTTTTGACATTGCTTTTCATTTTATCAACGCACAGCACAATAATCCGTATAATGCTAACAATCGTATTATAACGCAGACATTAAAGGATATTCTGGATATTGTTAAATATAATTTCATACTTTGTTAGGATGAAGAAAGTATTGCTTATTCCAGATTTACAACACATTTGAGGCTTTTTGCCCAAAGGCTGCTTACAGACTGCCAGATGCCGGAGGAATCAAATGACCTTTTGTATCATCAAATAATATCCAATTGCAAAAAGGAACATGCCTGTGTGAAGAAGGTTGGAAAGTATATTCAGGAAAGGTTCCAAACAGCTTTGACGGCTACCGAAGAATTATATCTGACAATCCATATTCACAGAGTACTGGGAGAGTACAATCAAAAAAAAGGAGGCACGGCAGAAATATAGCCCGCGATTGCGGACAAACATGAGTTTATATGATAAACTTTCATTATCTTGAAATAATTATTCGTATAAAGTGGACGGATGGGAGCTATAAGGTGAAGAAAATTTCTAAATATCAGGAGATAATATTCCTGGCAATGGTATCATTATTCTGGTTTGCGCAATATGTTTATATGCCATATCAGACCATGTATTTAACGGCATATGGAGTCACAAGCAGTTTTGTGGGAGTAGTAATAGGGGCATATGGAATATCACAATTACTGCTTCGTTTTCCTATCGGGTTAATGGCAGATTCCGCAGGACGGCATAAGCTGTTTATTGTGACTGGTGCATTGGCAGCAGGAATGGCTTCCCTTATAAGAATTTTTTGGCCTGGAGGTGCGGGATTTCTGGCAGCGAACCTTTTATCCGGGCTTGCTTCCTCTATGTGGATATCTTTTATGGTATTCTATACCAACTGTTATGTAGATAATCAGCAGCAGACTGCAACCAGCCGTATCATCCTCTTTAATAATTTGGGCATTCTTTTGGGATTTGTCACCAGTGCACTACTTTATGACTGGCTGGGTATGCAAACGATCTGTATTTTAAGTTTTGCGGCAGGCGCACTTGCATTTTGTCTGGGTCTGCTGATAAAAGAACCAAAGGAAAACCATGAAACCATAGCTGTGAGGAAATTGATAAAAATATGTTTGAATAAAAGGATCTGGATGTTTGCCTTTATTGCCCTGATTCAGCAAGGAATCCAATTGTCAACGACCATGTCGTTTACTTCTCAGATATTGAGAGATTTAGGAGCAACAGGAGCAAAAGTAGGGCTGGCGTCCATTGTCTATATGATTTCTGCTGTCGGTTTTTCGGGATTTGCTTCCTCGAGGTTCTGTGTTAAGAGAGGACCAAAGTTTTGGATTCCTTTGGTATTGGTATTTATCGCATTGTACTGTATTCTGGTACCAAGCGTAAATTCTGTCCCTGTTATTTTCCTGCTTCAAATATTACCTGGTATGTCCACGGGAATTCTTTTTTCTTTTGCAACCTCAGAAGCCATGAAAGAGGTGCCAAAAGAAAAAAAATCAACTGCTATGGGATTCTTTCAGGCATTTTATGCTATAGGAATGACACTGTTTCCTGTTCTTACCGGGGATATAGCATCCAGATTTAATATACGGACCGCATATTTTGTATTGGCTGGAATTGCAGTTATGGGTTGCTTTTTTGTATTATATTTTTACATATCAAAAGATAAGTTAAAAAAAGTTGTTAGGCATTGAATACAGACTGGAAGAAGTCCAATTGCTCTTATGCTGGCTGAAAGCAAGATGTCGTTTATAGATAATTAAAACCAGTTGACAAGTAACATAGGTATAAGCTATTATTTTAATATGTTTAGAAAATTATAAAATATTTTAATATTATACGAATGTTATGCAGAAGAAAGACTGGAATTGTTATTTTGCAACAGAATGAGAGGAATTTATGAACAGAGATAACTTTAAAGAAACCTATTATAACAAACCCTTAATAACCGAAAGGGCTGATCCCTATGTATATCTGCATAGTGATGGATATTATTACTTCACTGCATCTGTACCTGCCTATGATAAAATTATACTTCGTAAAGCCAAGGAACTGAAAGGGCTTGCAGCTGCTGAGGAGCAGGTTATATGGAACAAACATGAAAGTGGTCTTATGAGCTACCATATATGGGCGCCGGAGCTTCACTATATAGATGGGAACTGGTACATCTACTTTGCAGCCGGTGAGAAAGAGGATATCTGGCGAATCAGACCTTATGTATTGACCTGTAAAGAAGCTGATCCGGCAACCGGCAGTTGGGAGGAGCTTGGCCCGATGCAGAGTACCGATGAGGATGAGTTTTCCTTCCGGTCTTTTTCCCTGGATGCAACGGTATTTGAAAATAACGGCAGGAATTATTATGTATGGGCAGAAAAAGTAGGTGTTGGTAAGATGATATCCAACCTGTATATCGCTGAATTAGAAACACCCTGGAAATTAAAGACAGTTCAAGTGCTCTTAACTACCCCGGATTACAGTTGGGAAAGGGTAGGCTACTGGGTAGACGAAGGTCCGGCGGTGTTGAAACGCGACAACCGGATTTTCCTTACCTTTTCATCCAGCGCTACCGGAGAATGTTATTGCGTGGGAATGCTTTATGCAGATACAGCCTCTGACCTGTTAGACCCAATATCCTGGAGAAAACTGAATCAACCGGTACTTACTTCTGATAGAGAAAAAGGAGTTTTCGGGCCTGGACATAACAGCTTCACGAAATCGGAAGATGGTACAAAAGACATTATGGTATTCCATGCCCGACAATATGATGAGATAATTGGCGACAGTTTAAGGGATCCGGGAAGACATGCCATGCTGCTGGAAGTGAAATGGGATGATCGCAATATGCCGGTATTTTCCCTGGAGAATAAAATAAATCCTTAGAATAACGCCATTATAGGGTATAGATTAACCTGGTAATTACGAAAGGCTGATGCATTTGATAAGTGTTCATTTGCAGCAGCCTTTCTATTGTTGTAGTAGCAGTTATAGAGTTTACTAATTGGAAGTTAACGGAAGGTTATCTTCTTGGGGGCTGAAATGGATTCGTACATTCATATTCTGATTATAATTGCCGAAGTTTCTGCCAAATATGGTTAAGCCACCTACATGCTCGGAGTCTTCCTTAACAGATAAGCGGAATTTAATTGTACTCTTATAGTCAAAATTAAATTCCTTTAAAGAAATATTTGATATCTGGATACCGTCAAGATATGTGCCGGTATTATTTATTGTAATATTCTTAAGCATTCCATATTGATTCCAGTTGTTATACCACCAGTCTGGTGTGAAGATTCCTTTGACATCCCCGAAATCTCCGGGACTCGTCCACATACCGATGGTTGTACCGTTTAAAGAAAAATAGATATCAGAAGGCCAGACATTGTTAATACCAGGGGCCTCTGAACTAAGTTCGGCAGAGATGGATATCTGATCGATTTTCTGGTACGCAGGAACAAAATTGGGAATCACATATTCTACATAACCCTTTGTAAACCATAAAATATCTGAATCCACTCTGCCGGGATGAGCAAAGTATCTGGGATCGTCTACTTCACCAATAAGCTGAGAGGCAGTTGCAAGTCCGCAGGTGGGATATATCTGAAAATCAGTATAATGACCTACACGTATCTCAGTTTCATAGATGTTCTTTCTGTATTCTTCCGTCTCGAATTCAATCAGTATCTTATCCAGATAAACCATACATTTCTTTTGATTGCCGTGACCAGCTGATTCATTGACAATGGAGACAATTCCGCAATCCTCCAGCTTTTTAATATGGCTCGTCAGTGCACCGTTGGTAATGTTTAAGCTGGAAGCCAGCTCATTCATATTCATACCCTTGTTTTTCAGTAACAATTTAATTATGGTGATTCTCACATCGGAACCAAGTGCTTTAAAAACATCCAGGCCTTCATCCAGGGTTTTAATGTGCAGCATATAGTTTATTATCCTCCTTTGGTTATCTGCCTATAACCTTTTCTATGCCTGTGAGACAGGAAGCAGCCTTGCAAACATAGAAAAGACTACAAGTACTTACATATACTGGATCCGATTCGTAAACAATAAAAACTCACGTTATCCGCAATGATTAAGTAAATTATATTGTAAAATCTAAAATAAATCAAGTTATCCTATAGGGAGTTCCTAAATGTTATTATAACTTATTTTCATACAGCAGAACTGCCATAATTCTAATAGTAAACTGAAAGAGTATTAAAAGGATTGACATTTCGCAGAAATACAGATATCATAAAGTTGTTTAGTTATAAATAAAATAGTTTATTTTTAAGTCAACAATAAGATATATACAGTCAAATGAATAAAAGGAGCAGGTGTAGTGAAGAAAAAGCTGATAACAGCAATGGTTATAATGTGCATGGGTTTCGCAGCTGGTTGTTCAACAGAGAATAATGAAGGAAAAACTGTTGAGAAACAGAGTGATGCTGCAGCAACAGAGGAGAGTAAGGGGGAGGAAGCGGATATGACAAATGAAAGCAACAAAAAAAGTACCGGGATGAAGGAAACTACTAAAAGGGATGGGGATTTCGTTAAAAAAACGGAGGAGGGAGCTGATACATATAAGATATTGATACCTG from Anaerocolumna sp. AGMB13020 encodes the following:
- a CDS encoding family 43 glycosylhydrolase, which codes for MNRDNFKETYYNKPLITERADPYVYLHSDGYYYFTASVPAYDKIILRKAKELKGLAAAEEQVIWNKHESGLMSYHIWAPELHYIDGNWYIYFAAGEKEDIWRIRPYVLTCKEADPATGSWEELGPMQSTDEDEFSFRSFSLDATVFENNGRNYYVWAEKVGVGKMISNLYIAELETPWKLKTVQVLLTTPDYSWERVGYWVDEGPAVLKRDNRIFLTFSSSATGECYCVGMLYADTASDLLDPISWRKLNQPVLTSDREKGVFGPGHNSFTKSEDGTKDIMVFHARQYDEIIGDSLRDPGRHAMLLEVKWDDRNMPVFSLENKINP
- a CDS encoding PRD domain-containing protein, whose amino-acid sequence is MRLFAQRLLTDCQMPEESNDLLYHQIISNCKKEHACVKKVGKYIQERFQTALTATEELYLTIHIHRVLGEYNQKKGGTAEI
- a CDS encoding pyrimidine-nucleoside phosphorylase, producing MNMYDLITKKKNGQALTEDEITFIVDGFTKGTIPDYQMSAFLMAVCLKGMNKEETIALTMAMAASGDMLDLSEIEGVKVDKHSTGGVGDKTSMVLSPMVASLGIPVAKMSGRGLGHTGGTIDKLESFEGFSTAIPTEQFIANVNRMKMAIVGQTANLAPADKKIYALRDVTATVDNISLIASSIMSKKIASGADVIVLDVKTGSGAFMKTLDESIALAQAMVEIGNGVGRETFAVITDMNEPLGNAVGNSIEVKEAIDTLNGKGPKDLLEVSLTLGSYMVYGAGKAATVEEARKALEATITDRTALDKFAEFVRAQGGDDSSVYDTDKFPKATIIEEVKALTEGYVTSIITDEIGMTSLVLGGGRETKDSEIDLAVGIEIVKKIGDKINKGDTLAVLYGNVPAKVEAARQRLLGAYVIGSQQVEPVKYIYGIVTRDGLKLF
- a CDS encoding ArsR/SmtB family transcription factor translates to MLHIKTLDEGLDVFKALGSDVRITIIKLLLKNKGMNMNELASSLNITNGALTSHIKKLEDCGIVSIVNESAGHGNQKKCMVYLDKILIEFETEEYRKNIYETEIRVGHYTDFQIYPTCGLATASQLIGEVDDPRYFAHPGRVDSDILWFTKGYVEYVIPNFVPAYQKIDQISISAELSSEAPGINNVWPSDIYFSLNGTTIGMWTSPGDFGDVKGIFTPDWWYNNWNQYGMLKNITINNTGTYLDGIQISNISLKEFNFDYKSTIKFRLSVKEDSEHVGGLTIFGRNFGNYNQNMNVRIHFSPQEDNLPLTSN
- a CDS encoding MFS transporter, with the translated sequence MKKISKYQEIIFLAMVSLFWFAQYVYMPYQTMYLTAYGVTSSFVGVVIGAYGISQLLLRFPIGLMADSAGRHKLFIVTGALAAGMASLIRIFWPGGAGFLAANLLSGLASSMWISFMVFYTNCYVDNQQQTATSRIILFNNLGILLGFVTSALLYDWLGMQTICILSFAAGALAFCLGLLIKEPKENHETIAVRKLIKICLNKRIWMFAFIALIQQGIQLSTTMSFTSQILRDLGATGAKVGLASIVYMISAVGFSGFASSRFCVKRGPKFWIPLVLVFIALYCILVPSVNSVPVIFLLQILPGMSTGILFSFATSEAMKEVPKEKKSTAMGFFQAFYAIGMTLFPVLTGDIASRFNIRTAYFVLAGIAVMGCFFVLYFYISKDKLKKVVRH
- a CDS encoding YmaF family protein is translated as MHYIKLRMNSNDSQYKNHVHEVQGYVKMAEDKHYHKFSFVTGEAVFTGNGEHYHEIAFHTDNAEGHFHTFEGKTYRAVPMGDRHVHYLEGDTSNENGHRHGFRLVTLMNNPTDIL